From a single Thermothielavioides terrestris NRRL 8126 chromosome 1, complete sequence genomic region:
- a CDS encoding glycoside hydrolase family 47 protein (CAZy_ID 269906) yields the protein MAPFGRRRTWAILFTGVVLFCLYSFPRLDADGASAPMWRAADRPARDRGSDQEAQHTRWSQLQPRYPVKDMRALPTGQPLALPKVQKDFGPESASDREVRLKRREAVKASFQRCWSSYRKYAWMSDELRPVSGRRNDPFGGWGATLVDSLDTLWIMGLKEEFDEAVAAASKINFEKVSSQEINVFETNIRYLGGFLAAYDLSGDKRLLAKAREVGEMLYVAFDTPNRMPVTRWNAWAAGWRKPQVAHEHTLLAEIGTFSLEFIRLSMLTGDPKWYDAAQRIIELLQKQQQTTRLPGMWPIIVDAQKEIFGDHIDYTLGAMADSLYEYLPKTYALVGGLLPMYREMYEASMDTAIRYNLFRPMLPDEKDVLVAGVTMSRPENGQNVQQLRPDAQHLVCFAGGMLALGGRLIQNDTHVEKGEKLTDGCIWTYQGMPLGIMPESFRMLPCESADHCPWDEDKWRRAVLAKAGRDEKLDAERAEKFVKEKRIPKGFVSVGDPRYVLRPEAIESVFILYRITGRKDLPEAAWKMWEAIEENTKTPLANSALVDISVTDEKPEMSDSMESFWLGETLKYFYLMFSEPDLISLDEYVFNTEAHPLKRLLP from the coding sequence ATGGCGCCGTTCGGCCGTAGGAGAACCTGGGCTATACTTTTCACTGGTGTGGTCCTCTTCTGTTTATATTCTTTCCCTAGACTCGATGCCGAtggcgccagcgcgccgatGTGGCGTGCCGCAGACCGCCCGGCGCGCGACCGCGGGTCGGACCAGGAGGCCCAGCACACGCGATGGAGCCAGCTGCAACCCCGCTACCCCGTCAAGGACATGAGAGCGCTCCCGACGGGGCAGCCCTTGGCCCTGCCCAAGGTCCAGAAGGACTTTGGTCCTGAGAGCGCCTCCGACCGCGAGGTGCGGCTCAAGAGGCGAGAAGCCGTCAAGGCATCTTTCCAGCGCTGCTGGAGCTCGTACCGCAAGTACGCCTGGATGAGCGACGAGCTCAGGCCGGTGTCCGGGCGCAGAAACGACCCCttcggcggctggggcgccACGCTGGTCGACAGCCTGGACACGCTGTGGATCATGGGCCTGAAGGAAGAATtcgacgaggccgtcgccgccgcttcgAAAATCAACTTCGAGAAGGTGTCCTCCCAGGAGATTAACGTCTTTGAGACCAACATCCGCTACCTGGgcggcttcctcgccgcctaTGACCTCAGCGGCGACAAGCGTCTCCTGGCCAAGGCCCGCGAGGTTGGCGAGATGCTCTACGTCGCCTTCGACACCCCCAACCGGATGCCCGTCACGCGATGGAATGCCTGGGCCGCTGGCTGGCGCAAGCCCCAGGTCGCCCATGAGCACACCCTCCTGGCTGAGATTGGGACCTTCTCGCTCGAGTTCATCCGCTTGTCCATGTTGACGGGCGATCCGAAGTGGTACGACGCCGCGCAGCGTATCATCGAGCTGCtccagaagcagcagcagaccACGCGCCTGCCCGGCATGTGGCCCATCATCGTCGACGCCCAGAAGGAGATCTTCGGCGACCACATCGACTACACGCtcggcgccatggccgacTCCCTGTACGAGTACCTGCCCAAGACGTacgcgctcgtcggcggcctgcttcCCATGTACCGCGAGATGTACGAGGCGTCCATGGACACCGCCATCCGCTACAACCTCTTCCGGCCCATGCTGCCGGACGAAAAGGACGTGCTCGTCGCGGGCGTGACCATGTCGCGCCCGGAGAACGGCCAGAACGTGCAGCAGCTCCGGCCCGACGCCCAGCACCTGGTGTGCTTCGCAGGCGGCATGCTCGCCCTAGGCGGACGGCTCATCCAGAACGACACGCACGTCGAGAAGGGCGAGAAGCTGACCGACGGCTGCATCTGGACCTACCAGGGCATGCCGCTCGGCATCATGCCGGAGTCGTTCCGCATGCTGCCGTGCGAGTCGGCCGACCACTGCCCGTGGGACGAGGACAAGTGGCGGCGGGCcgtgctggccaaggccggACGGGACGAGAAACTGGACGCGGAGCGGGCCGAGAAATTCGTGAAGGAAAAGCGGATCCCCAAGGGCTTCGTCTCCGTCGGCGACCCGCGCTACGTGCTGCGGCCCGAGGCCATCGAGAGCGTCTTCATCCTGTACCGCATCACCGGCCGCAAGGATCTGCCGGAGGCGGCCTGGAAGATGTGGGAGGCGATCGAGGAGAACACCAAGACGCCACTGGCCAACTCGGCGCTGGTCGACATCTCCGTCACGGACGAGAAGCCGGAGATGAGCGACTCCATGGAGAGCTTCTGGCTGGGCGAGACCCTCAAATATTTCTACTTGATGTTCAGCGAACCGGATCTGATCAGCCTGGATGAGTACGTCTTCAACACGGAGGCGCATCCGCTGAAGAGGCTGCTTCCTTGA